The following nucleotide sequence is from Mangifera indica cultivar Alphonso chromosome 1, CATAS_Mindica_2.1, whole genome shotgun sequence.
ACTTATGCCCTTGTTTCAAGCTCAAGAAACAGGCAAGTCCCCCATCCTTTCTTCTAGATTCGcaattttctagaaaattatgaagtttatacaaatttgataaaatgtgaaaacaaatctaataaaaagatcaaaacaaaacattataAATGATACATTTGACAATTCAACTAGtgacaaaataaacaaactatATGTTTTCTTAATGTATTCTTCATTACGTTTACAAAGCCTGTTTTTAGATAgatggttataaaatttttgtccAATGTCATTCCATATTTACATCATTAGATAAGAATTCATAGATAAACGAGATAGCTGATGGAGCACCATCTTGTCTCAATATCATAGAATAATTTGTAATGCagttatcttttaaaaaaatgttacacaTACAAAGCTAAAATTCTAACTTATGTGATAGTTGATTTGAGAACATCTTTTTATCTATAGATGATGAGATAAGTGAATTAACTTGTAAAATCAATTACCACATGAATCAAAATCCCAACTATTTTTTGCGTTGAGTTATCCATAGTATGAAGATTTGAGTGAAGATGTATTTGCAACTTCAGTTCTAGACTCAACAAGTTGGGAATTGGGAACTAGAGGGTTTCGAGATAAAGTGACTACACTAGGGCAAGATGGAAGACCATCACTAACCATGTTAACATGACAAAAACTAAGCTTGAGAATGAGGTTTACAGGATATCTAGCGACAAGAACTAGTGCAAGACAGAAAATCGTCACTAACCCTATTAACAtgccaacaaaaaaaaaacactcctAAGAATAGGAAGGCTATATATGTCTTCTATCATTATGTAGCAGCAAGAATTTATCTCTCCTAGCACACTATATGCAACAAAGGACATTTATCTATCAAATTTGAACCATCATAAGCTTCTTTGAGGAATAATACTTCTAGCACCGTTACTGGCAATACAAACTATTCCATGATACTTAAACAAACAAAGAAGTAATCTATGCAGTAACACATACTCTGAATAAAAAGCATCCAACTAAGCTGATGCCATTCTCTTCTCCACTGTTAACATATTCAAAATGTTCAACAAATTGTGATAAGCTACTCCACACTTACCCTCATTTCAGGCTAAAGAAACAGCCACATTGTCAATCTTTGCATCTACATTTGCAATTTCTAGAAGATATATATGAAGATTATAATACTTTGAATGTCAAATGTAAACTGCTAGAGGCAGCAAATTTGACAATTCAACCAAGAGAGAAAATTAACCATAGGCTTCTAGAATGTATTCTTTAAGTGTAAGAAGCCTgatcataaaattaatcatgaGATGAAAATGAACAATTTTCAGATATTTCAATAACAATTAAACTTGGTAGTCGGCTTCtgtttattcaaaattcaagaGAGTCCTAATTTATACTTGAATTGACAATGGGAGATTCAAGGTTCAAGAAATAGGTCAAAGTTACTTCATATTTCATTAATGCTAAAAATAGGAGACCCATAATCAAATAGGAGACCCATAATCAAATTTTGCTCATAAATCTTCTTGAGCATCACCAACCCTGCAAAAATGCCAAAACATAGTGTCAGGAAGGAGAAGTTGTACAAGACTTCCCCAACAGAAACCAGTGTTAGACAGATCATCACTACGCCCATTCATGCCAAAAGATAGTCTTAAGAATGAGAAGGTTGTGCAATACTTCTAGCAACAAGAACAAGTGCAACATAAATGGCCAACACTAACCTATTACTATTAAGATATCAAAAGGTAGTTCAAGAACATGAATGGTATAGAGGAGCTGAAAAACCATTTTCTTCATGTTCAGTCCATCCAACAAGGGGTTTATCATCCCTGACACGTTGTACTACgcattttgtcatttttttaatcttttcctCAAACTAGTTTTTTCATTAGGAAATTTATGAAACCCAGTAAATAACTGTTAAATTAACTAATCGATTTGCTAAACTGGTATATAAcaacaaatgaaacaaaaagttTCAGTAACAATCTATAATGAAGGCATCACAGCACAAGAATTTATCTCTCTCCTACCAGTAAGTGCCATAAATCTATCATTATGTGACAACAGAGGACATTTATCTATCAAACTTGAACCATCATAAGCTTCTTTAAGGAACACGGTACTTCTAGCACCTTTGttggtaatataaaatataccaTGATACTTAATCAAACAAAGAAGCAATCTATGTGGTAACAGATACTCTGAATGAAATGCATCCAATTGGGAAGATGTCATTCTCTTCTCCATAGTTAAACTGAGGAGTTCATGAAGCACAGCCACCACTCTTTTTCGAGCTTTTGGATCTGCTAATTCATATCTCCTCGCATTCAAGTATGGAGAGGGGAATTCCATTCTCTGCCACCTCTGTAGTTCCTCGAGGTATCTCATGTTTGGTCTAAAACCAACAGGAAAACACATCTTAAAAGCAAAAGGACCCAAATAGTTACCATCTTTTGTGATCCTAACCTTCTTTTGAGCTCCACTGGAGTTCAAAATCCCTTTGCGTGCTAACCTTTCCTCACGTGCAGTGAATGCCAATGAAGAGTCCCAATTTTCCAAATAAAGATAAGTTTTGCCGTTGAATTCTTTCACTGAAAAGAACTCTGGGTACTTTGGAATCAATGTCTTCTTAAAGTCTTGAGGCAAACCCAATTCTGAGTCTATACATTCAATCTTTTCTAAAGGTATCCTACAGTCAACAGACATCATTAGCAACTTCCTTAGATTCTTAACCAAAATGGGTTCCATTAACGCTCTTGCTTCAGGCTCTTCATTGGAAATCTTTTTAGCCTTTTCAGTAAGAGTAACAAAAGGAGGGCTTCTATCACTGCCACCACCAACATGGAACATTGTAGGGTACTTCTCAATGATAGACATGAAGTTCCATTTCTGAACAAACCCAACTTGCTTTTCAAGGTCCCGGAGAAAGAGAGATTGGTGCTTTTGAGATTGGATGATGGACTTGAGTTGCAATATTAATGATGGCTTCTTTTGTAAGTCAATTGCTCTGTCTAGTTCATGATCTCTGTGGTATATTTTCTTCTTGGGTCTCCATCCACCACTTGATTTTTGCTTCTTTGGAACCCACATAGAACCTGATTTTTGAATCAGGATTGGAGATGACAATATATAAGAGTCCAAAGTTTGGTGGAAGAAGGACAAACCGGATCTTCTGTACATGATGTGGGAACTATAAAGAATGTTCACTAAGAAAAATAGTCGAACAGTTACTCTGCAAAAGTTGTAGCATTACACAGACTTgatcattttctcttccaaataTTCTATTCTAACCAGTGACATCTGCTCAATAGCTTAAACACTACAAtaaagaacaggaaaaaaaaaaaacaggttAATGGATTCATGTTTATAAAACATCAAAACTTGTAAACCAGTAAAGAAACAGTAAGTTTCAATgatataaaaatactaaaaagtAGAGAAGAAAGTGcgaacaaaaaattataagtgtTTCACAGTTCTACCAGAAAGAGAGTGTTTTTCAGAAATCATCTTTACCTATTGTTGGCAGAGAGGTTCATGcgattatatataatcaaatttgagcAGTTTACCATTCCTAtgcaattagtaaaataaatcaACTTGAACCCAAAGGCTCTCCTAATGAACGTATTTGTCAGGATGACATAAGTGAATTTTGTTGTAAGGTCCTGT
It contains:
- the LOC123227071 gene encoding protein WHAT'S THIS FACTOR 1 homolog, chloroplastic-like isoform X1 codes for the protein MIGSMNMFIFTFLVSVICRKKKKCRPESLLAPTLLSFSRTMESLLLVTVRLFFLVNILYSSHIMYRRSGLSFFHQTLDSYILSSPILIQKSGSMWVPKKQKSSGGWRPKKKIYHRDHELDRAIDLQKKPSLILQLKSIIQSQKHQSLFLRDLEKQVGFVQKWNFMSIIEKYPTMFHVGGGSDRSPPFVTLTEKAKKISNEEPEARALMEPILVKNLRKLLMMSVDCRIPLEKIECIDSELGLPQDFKKTLIPKYPEFFSVKEFNGKTYLYLENWDSSLAFTAREERLARKGILNSSGAQKKVRITKDGNYLGPFAFKMCFPVGFRPNMRYLEELQRWQRMEFPSPYLNARRYELADPKARKRVVAVLHELLSLTMEKRMTSSQLDAFHSEYLLPHRLLLCLIKYHGIFYITNKGARSTVFLKEAYDGSSLIDKCPLLSHNDRFMALTGRREINSCAVMPSL
- the LOC123227071 gene encoding protein WHAT'S THIS FACTOR 1 homolog, chloroplastic-like isoform X3, with amino-acid sequence MYRRSGLSFFHQTLDSYILSSPILIQKSGSMWVPKKQKSSGGWRPKKKIYHRDHELDRAIDLQKKPSLILQLKSIIQSQKHQSLFLRDLEKQVGFVQKWNFMSIIEKYPTMFHVGGGSDRSPPFVTLTEKAKKISNEEPEARALMEPILVKNLRKLLMMSVDCRIPLEKIECIDSELGLPQDFKKTLIPKYPEFFSVKEFNGKTYLYLENWDSSLAFTAREERLARKGILNSSGAQKKVRITKDGNYLGPFAFKMCFPVGFRPNMRYLEELQRWQRMEFPSPYLNARRYELADPKARKRVVAVLHELLSLTMEKRMTSSQLDAFHSEYLLPHRLLLCLIKYHGIFYITNKGARSTVFLKEAYDGSSLIDKCPLLSHNDRFMALTGRREINSCAVMPSL
- the LOC123227071 gene encoding protein WHAT'S THIS FACTOR 1 homolog, chloroplastic-like isoform X2 — its product is MESLLLVTVRLFFLVNILYSSHIMYRRSGLSFFHQTLDSYILSSPILIQKSGSMWVPKKQKSSGGWRPKKKIYHRDHELDRAIDLQKKPSLILQLKSIIQSQKHQSLFLRDLEKQVGFVQKWNFMSIIEKYPTMFHVGGGSDRSPPFVTLTEKAKKISNEEPEARALMEPILVKNLRKLLMMSVDCRIPLEKIECIDSELGLPQDFKKTLIPKYPEFFSVKEFNGKTYLYLENWDSSLAFTAREERLARKGILNSSGAQKKVRITKDGNYLGPFAFKMCFPVGFRPNMRYLEELQRWQRMEFPSPYLNARRYELADPKARKRVVAVLHELLSLTMEKRMTSSQLDAFHSEYLLPHRLLLCLIKYHGIFYITNKGARSTVFLKEAYDGSSLIDKCPLLSHNDRFMALTGRREINSCAVMPSL